The following coding sequences lie in one Porphyromonas asaccharolytica DSM 20707 genomic window:
- a CDS encoding o-succinylbenzoate synthase, with the protein MSPEESILHLPTLLSQIAERVTISVEPYTLRFRRPAKTSRGEYETKRVYYLRLQSLKQASHVGYGECAPMPQLSCDDLPDYQAVLEQLAGQLAQAPDQFDVVSLRPYPSIAFGLATAINSFLAACHRGEAETTPPFCDTPFTHGEMGIPINGLIWMGDKAYMYEQIQAKLAQGFRCLKLKIGGIDFSEELELLRYVRQHFSPEEMELRVDANGAFAPEVALERLKQLSDFHLHSIEQPIPASNQWDDLAKLTAASPLPIALDEELIGIHTRERKAQLLDEGKPHYIILKPSLHSGVDEWIELAEERGIGWWATSALESNVGLSAIAQWVSQYPIARPQGLGTGALYLNNKPSTLRLVGDQMFFRD; encoded by the coding sequence ATGTCACCAGAAGAGAGCATCCTCCACCTCCCCACACTACTGTCTCAGATAGCTGAGCGGGTGACCATAAGCGTGGAGCCGTACACCCTGCGCTTCCGTCGTCCTGCCAAGACCTCCCGTGGCGAATACGAGACGAAGCGCGTCTACTACCTACGTCTTCAGAGCCTCAAGCAGGCAAGTCATGTGGGCTATGGCGAGTGCGCCCCGATGCCTCAGCTCAGCTGCGATGATCTGCCCGACTACCAAGCGGTACTGGAGCAGCTGGCGGGGCAGCTGGCGCAGGCTCCCGATCAGTTTGACGTAGTCTCGCTACGCCCCTACCCTTCCATCGCTTTTGGCTTAGCCACGGCGATCAATAGCTTCCTCGCTGCTTGCCATAGGGGCGAGGCGGAGACGACACCTCCCTTTTGCGACACCCCATTCACGCATGGCGAGATGGGCATCCCGATCAATGGTTTGATCTGGATGGGCGACAAAGCCTATATGTACGAGCAGATCCAGGCTAAGCTGGCGCAAGGCTTTCGATGCTTGAAGCTTAAGATCGGCGGAATAGACTTTTCCGAGGAACTAGAACTACTCCGCTATGTGCGGCAGCACTTCTCACCTGAAGAGATGGAGCTGCGGGTGGATGCCAACGGAGCTTTTGCCCCGGAGGTGGCTCTAGAGCGACTAAAGCAGCTGAGCGACTTTCACCTACATTCGATCGAGCAACCGATACCTGCGAGCAATCAGTGGGACGACCTAGCGAAGCTCACGGCAGCGTCGCCACTCCCCATAGCGCTCGACGAGGAGCTCATCGGGATCCACACCCGAGAGCGCAAAGCCCAACTACTAGATGAGGGCAAGCCGCACTATATCATCCTCAAACCGTCACTCCATAGCGGGGTCGATGAGTGGATCGAGCTGGCCGAGGAGCGCGGCATCGGCTGGTGGGCGACCTCAGCACTAGAGTCGAACGTAGGACTTAGCGCCATCGCTCAGTGGGTCAGCCAGTACCCGATCGCCCGCCCGCAAGGGCTCGGCACAGGAGCACTCTATCTCAATAACAAGCCCTCCACGCTACGACTCGTCGGCGACCAGATGTTTTTTAGAGATTAG
- a CDS encoding YfhO family protein, giving the protein MKQIPWQRILLIFGFFIIVALGYFTPAHFEGRTLFQADVAGVSGNGSDVQASDETSYWTNSLFGGMPMYQISPSYPSTKPLQYLQDVLTLRKPLSILGTYPWLIFALLVGFYIFMRSLKVDPLPSVLGAVMWALSSYFIILIQAGHIWKLTALCFVPPTIAGLIWCYRGERLWGGALFAFFMALQLLANHVQMTYYFALLMAVLVMTFLVQAIRERQVVDFLKSTGVLILAGLLAIAVNGTNLYHTYQYAQETMRGGSELTIALPHAPEQTGAEVNSKGLSKEYITQWSYGIGETWTLLVPNTKGGATESLAQGHAKQLAKAPYEYQQMLGQMNAYWGDQPFTSGPVYVGAFVCILFIIGCVIVKGPIKWGLLVATILSILLAWGKNFMPLTDLFIDWMPMYDKFRAVSSILVIAELTIPTLAVLALVQLIKEPRLLRSKRVWIAGGVPVLLLLLFALLPDLFFGFLSQQEKGMFAELATQDPRYLMLQDQLETMRMGIFRADVWRSLLFIVLSVVPLWLFAKGYLKAPWLCCILVGLTLVDLWQVDKRYLSDDDFISSRLVQQQAAPMTEADRAILQDKSLGYRVFNQTVNSFNDATTSRWHHSVGGYHAAKLQRYQDLITYQLSTGNMQVYDMLNTKYFIVPNPETKAPMAVTNPDAFGAAWFVDSLRWVANANEEMEALSTADLRHVGIVDRRFGEELPQPLMLPDSTAQRSITVSKYTPRQVVYDVSAEAPGVAILSDIYYPHGWHATIDGQEIPIARANYVLRAVSLPAGNYQLALTFAPRSITVTESIAFTALALILLALIGSIVWRIRPWGKGKKASTDSQTN; this is encoded by the coding sequence ATGAAACAGATTCCCTGGCAGCGCATCTTGCTCATCTTTGGGTTCTTCATCATCGTTGCACTTGGTTACTTTACTCCCGCGCACTTTGAGGGTCGGACGCTCTTTCAGGCGGACGTGGCGGGTGTCTCGGGCAATGGCTCCGACGTGCAGGCTAGCGACGAGACCTCTTACTGGACGAACTCGCTCTTTGGCGGTATGCCGATGTATCAGATCAGTCCCTCTTATCCCTCGACCAAGCCGCTGCAATACCTGCAAGATGTGCTGACGCTGCGCAAGCCGCTGAGCATACTAGGCACTTATCCGTGGCTGATCTTTGCGCTGCTCGTGGGCTTTTATATCTTCATGCGTTCGCTCAAGGTGGACCCTCTGCCCTCCGTGCTGGGAGCGGTCATGTGGGCCTTGTCGAGCTACTTCATCATCCTCATTCAGGCGGGACACATCTGGAAGTTGACCGCACTCTGCTTCGTACCCCCCACGATCGCTGGACTCATCTGGTGCTACCGTGGCGAGCGGCTCTGGGGTGGGGCGCTCTTTGCCTTCTTTATGGCGCTGCAGCTCTTGGCAAACCATGTCCAGATGACCTACTACTTTGCGCTCTTGATGGCTGTTCTAGTCATGACCTTCTTGGTGCAGGCCATTAGAGAGCGGCAGGTTGTGGACTTCCTCAAGTCTACGGGTGTGCTCATCCTCGCTGGGCTCCTCGCCATTGCGGTCAATGGAACTAACCTCTACCACACTTACCAGTATGCTCAGGAGACGATGCGTGGGGGCAGTGAGCTGACGATCGCACTGCCACACGCTCCCGAACAAACGGGAGCTGAAGTCAATAGTAAGGGACTCTCCAAAGAGTATATCACGCAGTGGAGCTACGGCATCGGCGAGACCTGGACGCTCCTCGTACCCAATACCAAGGGCGGTGCAACCGAGTCTCTAGCTCAGGGTCACGCTAAGCAGCTCGCCAAGGCTCCCTATGAGTACCAGCAGATGCTGGGACAGATGAATGCTTACTGGGGAGACCAACCCTTTACCTCAGGACCTGTCTATGTAGGCGCCTTCGTCTGCATCCTCTTCATCATCGGCTGTGTCATCGTCAAGGGGCCGATCAAGTGGGGACTGCTCGTTGCTACGATCCTCTCGATACTGCTCGCATGGGGTAAGAACTTCATGCCGCTGACGGATCTCTTCATCGACTGGATGCCGATGTACGACAAGTTTCGTGCGGTCTCCTCGATCCTGGTCATCGCCGAGCTAACGATCCCCACGCTAGCCGTACTGGCTCTTGTGCAGCTCATCAAGGAGCCGCGGCTCCTACGCAGCAAGCGTGTCTGGATAGCAGGCGGAGTGCCCGTGCTGTTGTTGCTCCTCTTTGCTCTGCTGCCCGATCTCTTCTTCGGCTTTCTATCTCAGCAGGAGAAGGGCATGTTTGCCGAGCTAGCTACACAAGATCCTCGCTACTTGATGCTACAAGATCAGCTAGAGACGATGCGCATGGGCATCTTCCGTGCCGATGTGTGGCGCAGCTTGCTTTTTATCGTGCTGAGTGTGGTGCCGCTATGGCTCTTTGCCAAGGGGTATCTCAAGGCGCCGTGGCTCTGCTGTATCCTCGTTGGGCTGACGCTCGTAGACCTATGGCAGGTGGACAAGCGTTACCTGTCTGATGACGACTTCATCTCCTCGCGACTGGTACAGCAACAAGCGGCTCCTATGACGGAGGCGGATCGAGCAATCCTTCAGGACAAGAGCCTGGGCTATCGTGTCTTCAACCAGACGGTCAATAGCTTTAACGATGCCACCACCTCTCGCTGGCATCACAGCGTGGGCGGTTACCACGCAGCCAAGCTACAGCGCTATCAAGACCTGATCACCTACCAGCTCTCTACGGGCAACATGCAGGTCTATGATATGCTCAATACGAAGTACTTCATCGTCCCCAACCCAGAGACCAAAGCACCGATGGCGGTGACCAACCCGGATGCCTTCGGGGCAGCTTGGTTTGTCGATAGCCTTCGCTGGGTGGCTAATGCCAATGAGGAGATGGAGGCACTCTCGACGGCAGACCTGCGTCACGTCGGCATCGTCGACCGCCGCTTTGGCGAGGAGCTGCCGCAGCCCTTGATGCTGCCCGACAGCACGGCTCAGCGTAGTATCACCGTCTCCAAGTACACGCCACGACAGGTGGTCTACGACGTATCGGCCGAGGCGCCTGGCGTAGCGATCCTCTCAGACATTTACTACCCGCACGGCTGGCACGCCACCATCGATGGCCAGGAGATACCGATAGCACGGGCTAATTACGTGCTTCGTGCCGTCTCACTGCCCGCAGGCAACTACCAGCTGGCGCTCACCTTTGCACCACGCTCCATAACTGTGACCGAGAGCATAGCTTTTACAGCTTTAGCCCTGATCCTGCTAGCGCTCATCGGCTCTATCGTGTGGCGCATCAGACCTTGGGGCAAAGGCAAGAAAGCCTCCACAGACTCACAAACGAATTAA
- a CDS encoding tetratricopeptide repeat protein has product MTYRNLLKITTALLLAVLVSSCACRLKPLNGSAAQVDPNPLTLVGTQIPGQVRLTLPAKWCHKRAIVNITPQLRYAGTSVTGQTVTIQGENVRDNYQTISYERGGSVIVPFAFEYKPGMEQSDLYLTFTATIKGKKVNLPAIKVARGTIMTAGLASISDVTPALARDAFQRVIKEQYTADLKFLINRAEVRAAELNKREVKDWQDVVDNAYQVPNQEVDIEIQAYASPDGAQDFNERLSAQRERNTSSVVARQLGKKKIEVNAHYTAEDWDGFQKLLEASNIQDKELVLRVLSMYPDPEDREREIRNLSHVFTQLADEILPELRRSRLNANVRIIGKSDDELKMFMAQRPGRLTIEEILYTATLYDNAKDQMNAYQQATQLYPKDYRAYNNIGTLYLAQGNYEQAANYFAKAQKIQPNAASNMNEALLALNRGDLAEAQRLMGSAVEVPEAGQGIGLLQMHEGKYADAIRSFGNTPSNTLAIAQIMQGQYADATRTLAAVAQPNGETAYLKAVVAARTNDLQALISNLRSAIAQDRSYALRAQRDLEFAAFSQTPEFVALVK; this is encoded by the coding sequence ATGACTTATCGAAACTTACTAAAGATCACCACCGCATTACTTCTAGCGGTCTTGGTCTCTTCGTGTGCTTGCAGACTCAAGCCTCTCAATGGCTCTGCAGCTCAGGTAGACCCCAACCCCTTGACACTGGTGGGTACGCAGATCCCTGGGCAGGTCCGTCTGACGCTACCTGCTAAGTGGTGCCACAAGCGTGCTATCGTCAATATCACCCCCCAGCTGCGCTACGCTGGTACTAGCGTGACAGGTCAGACTGTCACCATACAGGGCGAGAACGTCCGTGACAACTACCAGACCATCTCTTACGAGCGTGGCGGTAGCGTCATCGTACCTTTTGCCTTTGAGTACAAGCCTGGCATGGAGCAGAGCGACCTTTACCTCACCTTTACCGCTACGATCAAAGGCAAGAAGGTCAACCTCCCCGCTATCAAGGTGGCTCGTGGTACGATTATGACTGCCGGTCTAGCTAGCATTAGCGATGTTACACCAGCTCTGGCTCGTGATGCTTTCCAGAGAGTGATCAAGGAGCAGTACACGGCCGACCTTAAGTTCCTCATCAATCGTGCTGAGGTACGTGCGGCTGAGCTTAACAAGCGTGAGGTCAAGGACTGGCAAGATGTCGTCGACAACGCTTATCAGGTGCCTAACCAGGAGGTAGACATCGAGATCCAGGCTTATGCCTCTCCCGATGGTGCTCAGGACTTCAACGAGCGTCTCTCGGCACAGCGTGAGCGCAATACTTCTAGTGTTGTAGCGCGCCAGCTGGGCAAGAAAAAGATCGAGGTCAATGCACACTACACGGCTGAGGACTGGGACGGCTTCCAGAAGCTTCTTGAGGCGAGCAACATACAGGACAAGGAGCTAGTCCTGCGCGTCCTCTCTATGTATCCCGACCCCGAAGATCGCGAGCGTGAGATACGCAACCTCTCACACGTCTTCACACAGCTTGCTGACGAGATCCTCCCTGAGCTACGCCGCTCACGCCTCAATGCGAACGTCCGCATCATCGGCAAGAGCGATGACGAGCTCAAGATGTTTATGGCACAGCGCCCAGGTCGTCTCACCATCGAGGAGATCCTCTACACCGCTACGCTCTATGACAATGCTAAGGATCAGATGAATGCTTACCAGCAGGCTACGCAGCTCTATCCAAAGGACTACCGTGCGTACAACAACATCGGTACGCTCTACCTCGCTCAGGGCAACTACGAGCAGGCTGCTAACTACTTCGCAAAGGCTCAGAAGATCCAGCCCAACGCAGCTTCTAATATGAACGAAGCGCTCCTCGCTCTCAACCGTGGCGACCTAGCAGAGGCTCAGCGCCTCATGGGTAGTGCCGTAGAGGTCCCCGAGGCTGGTCAGGGCATCGGACTCCTACAGATGCACGAGGGTAAGTATGCTGACGCTATCCGCTCCTTTGGCAATACGCCATCGAATACGCTAGCTATCGCTCAGATCATGCAGGGTCAGTACGCTGATGCTACACGCACCCTCGCAGCTGTCGCACAGCCTAATGGCGAGACCGCTTACCTCAAGGCAGTCGTCGCAGCTCGCACGAACGATCTGCAGGCACTCATCAGCAACCTCCGCTCAGCTATTGCACAGGATCGCAGCTACGCACTGCGTGCACAGCGTGACCTCGAGTTCGCAGCCTTCAGCCAGACACCCGAGTTTGTCGCTCTGGTCAAGTAA
- a CDS encoding AMP-binding protein, whose protein sequence is MSEHLYIDSVRVDAESLELFAQGLTSERRAVLQPLLAFLREWWSSEECVVVQTSGSTGTPKHIRLTKCAMRRSALRSNRYFHIEAGTRLLLAMNLRYIGAKMMVVRTLLAGAELMVVPPSSHPLATLSVAPQFVSLVPLQLHHTLEVPAERELLSQAEQLIIGGGAIHPAVEAQLSTLPVAAYATYGMTETISHIALRRLNGPHASPLFYPLEGVHLSQGSDGELIIADRLLYPEGPSLTTHDLVELHPDGGFTIEGRADNIINSGGVKISPEPIERQLSATLAIPLAISWVADAALGQKLVLVLEGDSLPEALAKRLDEACEQLLPPYHRPKEIRCVAQLPHNDNGKLDRRVLQQLLGATTTPPLPSPSR, encoded by the coding sequence ATGTCCGAGCACCTATATATAGATAGCGTACGAGTAGATGCGGAGAGCTTAGAGCTGTTCGCTCAGGGGCTAACGTCCGAGCGCAGAGCCGTGCTACAGCCACTCCTCGCCTTTCTCAGAGAGTGGTGGAGCAGTGAGGAGTGTGTGGTCGTTCAGACCTCTGGATCGACGGGCACACCTAAGCATATCAGACTAACGAAGTGCGCTATGCGACGCAGCGCGCTCAGGAGCAACCGCTACTTTCATATCGAAGCTGGCACACGGCTCCTCCTAGCGATGAATCTGCGCTACATAGGCGCTAAGATGATGGTGGTACGCACACTGCTCGCTGGTGCCGAGCTGATGGTGGTACCACCTTCGAGCCACCCGCTGGCGACACTCAGCGTGGCACCGCAGTTCGTCTCACTTGTACCCCTACAACTACACCACACATTGGAGGTGCCAGCTGAGCGTGAGCTACTCAGTCAGGCAGAGCAACTGATCATTGGAGGCGGAGCCATTCATCCCGCTGTGGAGGCGCAGCTCAGCACGCTACCTGTTGCGGCTTATGCTACCTACGGCATGACCGAGACCATCTCGCACATCGCCCTACGACGGCTCAACGGCCCCCACGCTTCTCCCCTCTTCTATCCCCTCGAGGGGGTGCATCTCTCCCAAGGCTCCGACGGCGAACTCATTATCGCGGATCGCCTGCTCTACCCCGAGGGACCCAGTCTCACGACTCATGACCTCGTCGAGCTACACCCCGATGGCGGCTTTACCATAGAGGGTCGAGCCGACAACATCATCAATAGTGGTGGTGTCAAGATCAGTCCCGAGCCAATCGAGCGACAGCTCTCTGCGACACTCGCCATACCGCTCGCCATAAGCTGGGTAGCCGATGCTGCACTAGGACAAAAGCTCGTACTCGTACTGGAAGGCGACAGCCTCCCCGAAGCTTTGGCGAAGAGGCTAGACGAAGCGTGCGAACAGCTCCTACCTCCCTACCACCGCCCCAAAGAGATCCGTTGCGTAGCGCAGCTACCGCACAATGACAACGGCAAGCTCGACCGACGAGTCCTCCAGCAGCTCCTCGGTGCCACCACAACGCCACCACTGCCCTCCCCCTCAAGATGA
- a CDS encoding oligosaccharide flippase family protein — protein MSLSLPYQMNRPPLPAPKRLLQRLSSMVRGNRLVLENFLSLGLINVLNSSFHLIIYPILIHRVGAEAYGAYVYAFSIITYFTTLVTYGLDMIGTRYLAHYDKERDLAGKSHITSLIISSRLYLLLLSFLLFLPIVLWVGALAPYRTLLWASFLSVVGCVFMPNWYFIGIQRTRIYLYIQIATKVLLAVAIILWVLTPHHMARYVLLASVSNILAAGIAFGYILWREKLSLHLVALRKCFALLREATPLFLSYLVMTVKSAGLNLVIGSLFGMTSLTGYDFSMKIVSVVMYITKQLNVALFPSVSTSYTTERIRKILRGELLMGIACMAALMLAAKPIIWIMGNGPIEDLILPVFLLMTALIPIWLISGFFIELVLTANGRNREVFVNQLLSLAVIALGAWVAVLLQVELTAFVVIVILSGLIEIAFLYATGRCRALI, from the coding sequence ATGAGCCTCAGCCTACCCTATCAGATGAACCGACCTCCCCTTCCCGCACCGAAGCGCCTCCTCCAGAGACTAAGCTCTATGGTCAGAGGTAATAGACTAGTCCTAGAGAACTTCCTCTCTCTCGGACTGATCAACGTGCTGAACTCCTCCTTTCATCTGATCATCTACCCGATACTGATTCATCGTGTCGGTGCCGAGGCGTACGGAGCCTATGTCTACGCTTTTTCGATCATCACCTACTTCACCACGCTAGTGACCTACGGACTAGATATGATCGGCACACGCTACCTAGCGCACTACGACAAGGAGCGCGACCTAGCTGGCAAGTCACACATCACCTCGCTGATCATCTCTAGTCGACTCTATCTGCTCCTCCTCTCCTTCCTGCTCTTTCTGCCTATCGTCCTATGGGTCGGAGCCTTGGCGCCTTACCGCACGCTCCTCTGGGCGAGCTTCCTTTCTGTCGTGGGCTGTGTCTTCATGCCTAACTGGTACTTCATCGGCATCCAGCGCACACGCATCTACCTTTACATACAGATCGCCACCAAGGTGCTCCTAGCCGTCGCCATCATACTCTGGGTACTCACGCCACACCATATGGCACGCTACGTCTTACTCGCCTCGGTGAGCAATATACTCGCGGCGGGGATCGCTTTTGGCTATATTCTATGGCGCGAAAAGCTCTCGCTCCACCTCGTAGCACTGCGCAAATGCTTTGCCCTCCTGCGAGAGGCTACCCCACTCTTTCTCTCCTATCTAGTGATGACGGTCAAGTCGGCCGGGCTCAACCTGGTCATCGGTTCGCTCTTTGGTATGACCTCCCTGACCGGTTACGACTTCTCGATGAAGATCGTTAGCGTCGTCATGTATATCACCAAGCAGCTCAATGTGGCGCTCTTTCCCTCGGTCAGCACCAGTTATACGACAGAGCGCATACGCAAGATACTGCGTGGCGAACTGCTGATGGGCATCGCCTGTATGGCGGCGCTCATGCTGGCTGCTAAGCCGATCATATGGATCATGGGCAATGGGCCCATAGAGGATCTCATCTTACCAGTCTTCCTGCTGATGACCGCACTCATACCTATATGGCTTATATCGGGCTTTTTCATCGAACTGGTCCTCACCGCCAATGGGCGCAATCGTGAGGTCTTCGTCAACCAACTCCTCTCGCTAGCGGTCATCGCGCTTGGCGCCTGGGTCGCCGTGCTGCTGCAGGTTGAGCTGACCGCCTTCGTCGTCATCGTCATCCTCTCGGGGCTCATCGAGATCGCCTTCCTCTACGCCACCGGTCGATGCCGCGCACTCATCTGA
- a CDS encoding glycosyltransferase — translation MLSLIIPVYNRPDEVEELLHSLAQQQTPPSYEVVIVEDGSTEPCAAVVDRYRDLMSIQYEVVPNGGPSRARNIGARHATGDWIIILDSDVVLPPDYLYNVSQAIAADGCDAWGGPDAAPSLQDGSFGMWQRAINYAMTSPLTTGGIRGGRKRLTKRFYPRTFNLGCRRALFESLGGFDETMRYGEDIDFSMRLYEAGSRVVLLPEAVLYHKRRVDLRKFYRQVWHSGTARVELSRRHPGSMRLTYLLPSLFVVTTLVVTLLALWCPWFWLYHLLFIVSIFADALYRTHSMAVAWRAVVASFVQLSGYGIGYLSQRVKRCKA, via the coding sequence ATGCTCTCACTCATTATCCCTGTCTACAACCGCCCTGACGAGGTCGAGGAGCTACTGCACTCGCTCGCTCAGCAGCAGACGCCCCCGTCCTACGAAGTTGTCATCGTAGAGGATGGGAGTACGGAGCCCTGCGCTGCGGTCGTGGATCGCTATCGTGATCTGATGAGCATACAGTATGAGGTGGTGCCTAACGGGGGCCCCTCTCGGGCGCGCAACATAGGGGCGCGCCACGCTACGGGCGACTGGATCATCATCCTCGACTCGGACGTGGTGCTACCGCCTGACTACCTATATAATGTATCGCAGGCGATCGCTGCGGACGGGTGCGATGCGTGGGGTGGTCCTGATGCGGCTCCGTCGCTACAGGATGGCTCCTTCGGTATGTGGCAGCGTGCGATCAACTATGCGATGACCTCGCCGCTCACGACGGGTGGCATACGTGGCGGTCGCAAGCGGCTGACGAAGCGGTTCTACCCACGCACCTTCAATCTGGGCTGTCGCAGGGCTCTCTTTGAGTCTCTCGGGGGCTTTGATGAGACGATGCGCTATGGCGAGGATATAGACTTTAGTATGCGTCTCTATGAGGCGGGCAGTCGTGTCGTGCTTCTTCCGGAGGCGGTGCTCTATCACAAGCGGCGCGTGGACTTGCGCAAGTTTTACCGACAGGTGTGGCACTCAGGCACGGCTCGTGTAGAGCTCTCGCGGAGACATCCAGGGTCGATGCGCTTGACCTACCTGCTCCCCTCGCTCTTTGTGGTGACGACGCTCGTGGTCACGCTGCTTGCCTTGTGGTGTCCCTGGTTCTGGCTCTACCACTTGCTCTTTATTGTCTCTATCTTTGCAGACGCTCTCTACCGCACGCACTCGATGGCGGTCGCTTGGCGAGCTGTTGTAGCCTCTTTTGTTCAGCTCTCGGGCTATGGCATCGGTTACCTCAGTCAACGGGTCAAACGGTGCAAAGCTTAA
- the cysS gene encoding cysteine--tRNA ligase: MMSQLYIYNTLERAKVPFEPIAPPHVGLYVCGPTVYGDPHLGHARSAITFDILFRYLKHLGYKVRYVRNVTDVGHLEHDADDGEDKIAKKAKLEQLEPMEVAYYYLTRYHDSLRLLNVLPPSIEPLASGHIIEQIALVQQILDAGYAYVSQGSVYFDVLKYHADHPYGILSGRNVEDMISNTRELDGQDEKHNPLDFALWKKAQPNHIMRWPSPWSEGFPGWHCECTAMGRKYLGAHFDIHGGGLDLTFPHHECEIAQAVASQGEPMVKYWMHNNMITVDGKKMAKSAGNFITLEEFFTGDHPALEQAYAPMTIRFFVLSAHYRGTVDFSNSALQAAEKGYQRLMDADAKLQSLKPSATSTIEKIDLAERCKEAMDDDINTPMVIAALFDAARLINSIHDGHEQITSEQLEELRRAYDLYLHDILGMQSATETADLSGSQQEAFAGAMDLLLEIRAKAKASKDWETSDLIRDKLTALGFEIQDTKSGAEWKVL, from the coding sequence ATTATGAGCCAACTATATATCTACAACACTCTGGAGCGGGCTAAAGTGCCCTTCGAGCCTATTGCACCACCGCATGTGGGGCTCTACGTCTGCGGACCGACCGTCTACGGAGATCCGCATCTAGGGCATGCTCGCTCGGCCATTACGTTTGACATACTCTTTCGCTATCTCAAGCATCTCGGCTACAAGGTGCGCTACGTGCGCAATGTGACCGATGTGGGGCATCTAGAGCATGATGCAGATGATGGCGAGGACAAGATAGCTAAGAAGGCTAAGCTCGAGCAACTCGAGCCGATGGAGGTGGCTTACTACTACCTCACACGCTATCACGATAGCCTGCGCCTGCTCAACGTGCTGCCACCCTCTATCGAGCCACTTGCTTCGGGACACATCATCGAGCAGATCGCGCTGGTGCAGCAGATCCTCGATGCGGGCTACGCCTATGTGAGCCAGGGGAGTGTTTACTTTGACGTACTCAAGTACCACGCTGATCACCCTTACGGCATCCTGAGCGGACGCAATGTGGAGGATATGATCTCCAACACGCGCGAGCTGGACGGCCAAGACGAGAAGCACAATCCGCTGGACTTCGCCCTCTGGAAGAAGGCGCAGCCTAACCACATCATGCGGTGGCCTTCGCCTTGGAGTGAGGGCTTCCCCGGGTGGCACTGCGAGTGTACCGCTATGGGACGTAAGTACCTAGGCGCACACTTCGATATCCACGGTGGTGGGCTAGACTTGACCTTCCCGCATCACGAGTGTGAGATAGCACAGGCGGTCGCTTCGCAGGGAGAGCCGATGGTCAAGTACTGGATGCACAACAACATGATCACGGTAGACGGCAAGAAGATGGCGAAGAGTGCCGGCAACTTCATCACCCTCGAGGAGTTCTTCACGGGCGATCACCCAGCACTGGAGCAGGCTTACGCCCCGATGACCATCCGCTTCTTCGTCTTGAGTGCACACTACCGTGGTACGGTGGACTTTAGCAATAGCGCCTTGCAAGCTGCTGAGAAAGGGTACCAACGTCTTATGGACGCTGATGCTAAGCTTCAGTCACTCAAGCCCTCGGCTACCTCAACCATCGAAAAGATCGATCTAGCGGAGCGTTGCAAGGAGGCGATGGACGATGATATCAATACGCCGATGGTGATCGCTGCGCTCTTTGATGCGGCTCGTCTCATCAACTCAATCCACGACGGACACGAGCAGATCACGAGCGAGCAACTGGAGGAGCTACGCCGTGCTTACGACCTCTACCTGCACGACATACTCGGTATGCAGTCGGCTACGGAGACGGCTGATCTGAGCGGTAGCCAGCAGGAGGCTTTCGCCGGAGCGATGGACTTGCTCCTAGAGATTCGTGCTAAGGCTAAGGCAAGCAAGGATTGGGAGACGAGTGACCTGATACGCGACAAACTGACCGCTCTAGGCTTTGAGATACAAGATACCAAGAGCGGTGCCGAGTGGAAGGTCCTGTAA